A genome region from Candidatus Abyssobacteria bacterium SURF_5 includes the following:
- the gspG gene encoding type II secretion system protein GspG — protein MDTKRKKRGDRGFTLIELMVVIVIIGILAAYIAPKLINRTEDAKITAAKAQIRSFETGLKLFRLDCGFYPSTEQGLQALVSQPSTGRIPERYKQGGYLETSAIPNDPWGNEYIYESPGQHGFDYEIRSLGADGVDGGENESRDIESWNIE, from the coding sequence ATGGATACGAAAAGGAAAAAGCGGGGGGACCGCGGCTTCACCCTGATCGAGTTGATGGTCGTGATCGTTATTATCGGCATCCTCGCCGCCTATATTGCGCCAAAGCTCATTAACAGAACAGAGGATGCGAAGATAACCGCCGCAAAAGCGCAAATCAGAAGTTTTGAGACGGGGCTGAAACTGTTTCGGTTGGACTGTGGATTTTATCCGTCGACCGAGCAAGGTCTGCAGGCGCTGGTAAGCCAGCCCTCGACCGGCCGAATTCCAGAGCGGTATAAACAGGGAGGATACCTGGAGACGTCGGCAATACCGAATGATCCGTGGGGAAATGAATACATCTATGAGTCGCCCGGCCAGCACGGTTTCGACTATGAGATCCGTTCCCTCGGAGCCGACGGCGTGGATGGCGGCGAAAACGAGAGCCGCGATATCGAGAGCTGGAACATTGAATAA
- a CDS encoding prepilin-type N-terminal cleavage/methylation domain-containing protein — protein sequence MAAKTRAAISRAGTLNNRAGKKGFTLIELVVVIAIISIMAVIVLPRLDPFVPSRRLKGAARTLSGTITLAYGESVAKNKRYRLYLDPMEETYWVVQVKETEKEDSGGAIGLTLGTQFELLHYEESGTEDEVAAPSEPLFAPQKLPQGVHFSSMSVGDDTALASSKPRYIEFTPLGVASPATVTLVNEDGDTLSVQYDGITGMPTLVASTDEI from the coding sequence ATGGCGGCGAAAACGAGAGCCGCGATATCGAGAGCTGGAACATTGAATAACCGCGCGGGGAAAAAGGGATTCACCCTCATCGAGCTGGTGGTGGTCATCGCCATTATCAGCATCATGGCGGTTATTGTTCTGCCGAGGCTGGACCCCTTTGTTCCGAGCCGCCGCCTGAAAGGCGCGGCGCGGACGCTCTCAGGCACAATAACCCTCGCGTACGGCGAGTCGGTTGCAAAGAATAAAAGGTACCGACTCTACCTCGATCCCATGGAGGAAACATACTGGGTTGTGCAAGTAAAAGAGACGGAGAAAGAGGATTCGGGTGGCGCGATCGGGCTGACTCTCGGGACTCAGTTCGAACTGCTGCACTACGAGGAATCGGGGACGGAGGATGAAGTTGCCGCCCCTTCCGAGCCGCTGTTCGCCCCCCAGAAATTGCCGCAGGGCGTTCATTTCTCCTCGATGAGCGTTGGAGACGATACAGCCCTTGCCTCCTCAAAACCGCGTTATATAGAGTTTACTCCATTGGGCGTCGCGAGTCCCGCGACGGTGACGCTGGTAAATGAGGACGGCGACACGCTCTCTGTGCAGTACGACGGCATAACGGGCATGCCCACCCTTGTCGCCTCGACCGACGAAATCTGA
- a CDS encoding prepilin-type N-terminal cleavage/methylation domain-containing protein: MNRSQSQSGFTLLEVMVSVAIIAAVLVTLLGTHLMSLNLAHKNQEQTLEATLARQKMEEAFTTPYDSLNNDSGDFGPEYPELNWEIFVEETKVENLKNLKITVSSAERTFELHTAFSKEAVE; this comes from the coding sequence ATGAATAGAAGCCAGTCACAGAGTGGATTCACCTTGCTGGAAGTGATGGTTTCCGTCGCTATTATTGCGGCTGTTCTCGTCACGCTTCTCGGGACGCACCTGATGAGCCTCAACCTCGCTCACAAAAACCAGGAGCAGACGCTGGAGGCGACGCTCGCGAGGCAAAAAATGGAGGAGGCCTTCACGACTCCGTATGATTCGCTTAACAATGATTCGGGCGATTTCGGTCCCGAATATCCGGAGCTCAACTGGGAGATTTTCGTCGAGGAAACGAAGGTGGAAAATCTGAAAAACTTGAAAATAACGGTTTCCTCAGCGGAACGCACATTCGAGCTGCATACGGCCTTCTCGAAGGAGGCTGTCGAGTGA
- a CDS encoding prepilin-type N-terminal cleavage/methylation domain-containing protein, with translation MRTGTRNSGFTLMEVLLAVTILAMIFGIVFGTFFYTITNAEEQQERAVIYHKANFLLNDITQNTASAYVPFGGRLGSETSAETGETVETEETEQSIFMGTPSENEDTPVDSLELFTTNSRFSARMLAGEIAHVTYGPAEQDVEDLPYAVDENNPYALQCTVAPLLTETEDGGGVFQWTMNVHSLRFEYFDGTEWLPEWVYEDETALPAAVKVTLEIADSNGELFPFSTIARIPVNSVLEEPETAFEELEDEEQEEQEEDILEDQEEEEINPPADEGAEGDQGSSTLETQE, from the coding sequence GTGAGAACCGGAACCCGAAACAGCGGATTCACGCTGATGGAAGTCCTTCTTGCGGTCACGATTCTGGCAATGATCTTCGGCATCGTCTTCGGCACGTTCTTCTACACCATCACCAATGCCGAAGAGCAGCAGGAACGCGCCGTAATTTATCACAAAGCCAACTTCCTCCTCAACGACATCACTCAAAACACGGCGTCCGCCTACGTTCCATTCGGCGGCCGGCTTGGCTCGGAGACATCTGCGGAAACGGGAGAAACGGTGGAAACGGAGGAGACAGAGCAGTCGATCTTTATGGGGACTCCGTCCGAGAACGAGGACACCCCCGTGGATTCGCTCGAGCTGTTCACGACGAATTCCCGTTTTTCAGCCCGTATGCTGGCCGGGGAGATCGCGCATGTCACATATGGGCCGGCGGAACAGGATGTGGAGGATCTGCCTTATGCCGTCGACGAAAACAACCCCTATGCTCTTCAATGCACGGTGGCGCCCCTGCTGACGGAAACCGAGGATGGCGGAGGCGTCTTCCAATGGACCATGAACGTTCATTCGCTGAGGTTTGAGTATTTTGATGGAACTGAATGGCTGCCGGAATGGGTTTATGAAGATGAGACCGCACTGCCTGCAGCCGTCAAGGTTACCCTCGAGATCGCCGATTCAAACGGCGAGCTTTTCCCGTTCTCCACAATCGCCCGCATTCCGGTGAATTCCGTGCTTGAAGAGCCCGAGACCGCCTTCGAGGAACTCGAGGACGAGGAACAGGAAGAGCAGGAGGAAGATATTCTGGAAGACCAGGAAGAAGAGGAGATCAATCCGCCTGCCGACGAAGGAGCGGAGGGCGACCAGGGGTCGTCGACACTCGAGACGCAGGAATGA